A section of the Pygocentrus nattereri isolate fPygNat1 chromosome 18, fPygNat1.pri, whole genome shotgun sequence genome encodes:
- the LOC108427241 gene encoding heat shock protein 30-like, whose amino-acid sequence MLCLYRHALLKNMQGIETTLELLEKPENEIFEKVSQTTASDVVQQVSYAVEKEGGGFALSIHAKDFSPEIMSIKQVGRTLHICGKTEKREEDGEGSYSHRVQEFRREFLLPEGVNPEALSCSLAEGKLFIQTPKTQQSEKPDRLLTIDGSQADEMRERL is encoded by the exons ATGTTGTGTCTTTACAG ACATGCTCTGCTGAAAAACATGCAGGGCATAGAGACTACTTTGGAGCTTTTGGAAAAACCTGAGAATGAGATCTTTGAGAAAGTCTCCCAGACCACCGCTTCTGACGTGGTCCAGCAGGTCTCCTACGCagtggagaaagagggaggtgGTTTTGCCTTGAGCATACATGCTAAAGACTTCTCCCCTGAGATAATGTCCATCAAACAGGTGGGAAGGACGCTGCACATCTGcgggaagacagagaagagagaggaagatgggGAAGGTTCTTACTCGCACAGAGTCCAGGAGTTCAGGCGGGAGTTTCTCTTGCCTGAAGGAGTGAATCCAGAGGCGCTGAGCTGCTCCCTGGCTGAAGGAAAACTATTCATTCAGACACCAAAGACACAGCAGTCTGAAAAACCTGACAGACTGCTAACCATCGACGGCAGTCAAGCTGATGAGATGCGAGAACGTCTGTAG
- the lyrm7 gene encoding complex III assembly factor LYRM7 isoform X1 — MGTRLKVLRTFKALHRTRMTVFKDDDRALTAARLKINEEFKKNKNEISEENIQEMIKMGRAVETILRENVVQAEHVGENKLLLRPRESLLLENVPYCDSPRKKA; from the exons ATGGGGACACGCTTGAAG GTCCTTCGGACATTTAAAGCTCTACATCGAACGCGGATGACTGTGTTTAAAGATGATGACAGAGCTTTGACAG CTGCCAGATTAAAGATAAACGAAGAatttaagaaaaacaagaatgaaATATCAGAGGAAAATATACAAGAG ATGATAAAGATGGGCAGAGCTGTTGAGACAATCTTACGTGAAAATGTTGTGCAAGCAGAGCATGTTGGAGAAAATAAacttt TGCTGCGGCCTCGGGAGAGTCTGCTGTTAGAAAATGTACCTTATTGTGACTCGCCTCGGAAAAAAGCATGA
- the lyrm7 gene encoding complex III assembly factor LYRM7 isoform X2, whose translation MTVFKDDDRALTAARLKINEEFKKNKNEISEENIQEMIKMGRAVETILRENVVQAEHVGENKLLLRPRESLLLENVPYCDSPRKKA comes from the exons ATGACTGTGTTTAAAGATGATGACAGAGCTTTGACAG CTGCCAGATTAAAGATAAACGAAGAatttaagaaaaacaagaatgaaATATCAGAGGAAAATATACAAGAG ATGATAAAGATGGGCAGAGCTGTTGAGACAATCTTACGTGAAAATGTTGTGCAAGCAGAGCATGTTGGAGAAAATAAacttt TGCTGCGGCCTCGGGAGAGTCTGCTGTTAGAAAATGTACCTTATTGTGACTCGCCTCGGAAAAAAGCATGA